The genomic segment ACAGGCAATATTTTGTGTTTTGAAGATATTAACTCCAAAAAAATTTCTATCAAAAGTACATCTTGCGTGATTTTTGGAACACCCCATACCAAAAAGACGCTCTGAATACTAGCGTATGTCAATAGTCACCAGGTCTTCAACAGAAAAATGTCTTTTGAGTTCCTACATATCATTCAGTAGACAAGTCCGTAGGTATAAATGGTTTAACACATTGTCTCTAtatataatacacaatttggacAAAGTCTTACCGCTTTCACTGTGTTGATTAGACTAGAAGTATAATGTCATTATATATTGTAAGCAAATCAAAAGGAAACTTTCCACCAAGAACACACACACATGGAATGCTTGGAATATTTCGTAGAAGTCTGAACGTCCTCGAATCACGAATTATCTAATCACTTTGGCATCAATACTGTAGTAATACGTGGAAAATATACATCTCTAATATAGCATACGGTATGTATCACAAGATATTAAGTAAAGTAAATAACTGATTTGACAAATTTCTTAAGTTTAAAGGAAAATCTTTAAGTTGTAGATGTTTTCCGATTTAACAAAGTCCCATTACCTATTCCTATTAAAGACAACTTTTTAACCACCGTATATTATAAAAGAGATTTACTGTTCCAAATCCCTCCACCACGACCGTTAAGTATTGCCtttattattctttttctttctcctTCGCTTCGCCGTGACCTCACAACTACAGCCACTCCGGATCCGGATATAATCCAGGGTGTAGGTGGCACCACCGTGCTGGTGATCAGGAAACATTGGGAACAGCTTGGTGCGGTTACTGTCCGTGTTCTTGACTAGGGCGTACGAGTAACTGTACTGCTGCACGCACCTGGAAATGTGTGCTGTCCTGTTGATGTATTGGCAAGGCTTGTTCAGGACGTCGGAATGGCAAGATAAGTCGTAAAAcctgaaacaaacaaaaatagtaGTACATTGagttataaattatataaatgtttaaactGTACGTTGGAGTTTATATAGAGCCATCGAAAAACCTCATTAGTCTGTGCAATGAAAGTAACATAGGTTGGGATTTTAACCATATGCACAGACCATAGATATAATACCTAGACTGCGCTGCAATCTAAACCCATTCCCCAAGTGCGACGgagaaaaaaacgaaaaaattattttatcgattattttatataattgaatttgaaaataataaagaagTGTTGCCTTGTGGACAAGAGCAATCAAGTATGTATGAAAATGGATCATTTCATAAGTGAGCAATTGATTttcttaaataatattaaaaataacagaatttttaaaagttcttttaatttttaaaataaatataatcaatTATTATGTAATTCACATTTCCTAAGTCAGAAGAATTACTCAACCAATGGATCAGTCTAGTTGGAAAAAAGGGAAACAGTAGggggtactgtagactagcgagGAGcgtcatactgttttctgtatttttagaattaaaataatatttttaaaattgagtaaagtaatattatttttttatttatgatttataaacagattatattatattaaaataattaaaatatttgctcctagcgccacctgttaacgtattaacaaagcatactttgtttacttctgacagacctgtcaaattcagaccaaatattaataataaaatataaataaatatcatttgatagtaaatttaattattacataaactaaataatatgttgaaaaataataattaagaaattattttgaaacaagaattattataaaaatttaaacagatgattcaatgtttttattatttggatggtatttatgacttttattatattttgacaatcgttacgaatcaaatgttttagtgacagatattcttttaattttttacttttacctTTTTTAACTTTACTGAAAAGTAATGTAtgcatatgcgcatattttgttaatattgtgtTGCATATATTCTGCTCTCTACTTAGTGAAGATGATATAACATGCAGTGAGCTTCATGGCTCAGTTAGCTGGCCGGCATGCATCGATGTTTCTAGATAAAATCAGTAAATAGAAGAGTGTATCAGGTATAAAagattttatatgttatataagctgttataataatatattatgaagattaaaaaaaacacCGAATTATAAGTATTATTCTCCTACCTTTGCTTGTAATTTTGATCCTGGTACAATTCGACGTACAGACCGTCCTGATTGGAACCTCCTACAGGTTCGACTTTCTCCAAAACCGTGGGGCAGCACTCTCCAGGAGGTGGATGGTGTACTTTTGTGTGGGGATGTAGTTTCTTTGCCATGTGGAATTCGTCGTCATATATATGTAATCTGAAAAAAGAACAGTGATATCAAGAGAAGAAGTAACACTTTTAATTAACTATAAGAGTTCGTATATTGGACACATATGCGCTAATAGGACTGAATTACAGCGAGAAATAAGCTAAAAGTCACAACAGACTGAATATGCGTCAGTCAGCAGACACCTGCCTATAGTGGGGCTGTTTCATGAAAACTTAAGCTGCAGATTCCGTAGCAGAGACCCTGAAACAGTCAACTATATGTTGCATGAGAGTGAGGAACTTTCGAGATTAACAGGTGGCTCGAAAGATAAATGGTACCTATCCACTAGATCTATACAAGCTGGTTCAGGATTCCAGAATTTTGGAATGGGTATCATCAATACATGGAAGACGTGTCGGCCGTAGCTCAGAGGCAAAGATACTGGCCTTCTAAGCTAGAGGTCTCGAATTCGATTATGGACACCAACAACGtcattttcagttataaaaattCTATCGCTACGTCACCGTGTTTGGAGAGTACGTAAAACTGTCTGTGCCCACGTCGGTATATCGACATTAGCTACCTGAAACAGGATTAATGAACAATCGAAAAGAAGGACCTCCCTGGCAAAAATGctatacgatattattattatgatgTAAGATTAATTGTTTTAAAACAGTCGGCTTcctaaaaaaaattagaagagcTCCAAACGTCTAGGAGAAACTattttttagaagaaaaatagaaaaaaattgaaCACTCACTATAAGAAAAAAATACTGCTATGTATTGAAAACttaaaaactttatattgaagGGAAACTGACTTACCCTCCTACGTGATTGTGACCTTTATTCTGTCTTCTAGCATTCCTCTTGTGGCGGTAAAAATCATAAAGAACGTCTTGTGTCTCGTTGAAATACTGGCCGTAAGCTACTGGAATGACCACAGCGGCTAGACCAAGCACCTGGAACAAAACAAGAAATATTTTACCCATCTGTTTTGAAATATAACAAAATATCTGTTAGAAGTAGGCTTAGGCAAGAacaaatatcaattttttttgcaGCTGGTCGTAGCcatcaattattacttttttatttaatacacaTTACTTGTTTAGCACATGGAATGAACCGAGTTGcggaagaaattagaaaaaagttTCTTTTTGTAAACTCCTAAAATGCTTTCAAATATTCCACTTCCACCAGAATCCATTCTAACACGATGGGGAACACGGTTGGAAGTCGCTTTTTTCTATTCAGACtctttcatagatttaaaaaatataattgatgCTTTAACgaatgaaagttcccaatctctgaTAGattctaaacaaatttttaaaaacaacgtCTTTCAGCAGCAActtattcagggattctacagtattcactgccttccctcactCAACCGTTTCCATTTCTCTAtattgtcccattctccatcgtttaggcctctcttactcatggcgtcgtctacttcgttcctccagaatcttcggggtcgtcctcttttcctcctttctatggggctccattcggctattctttttatccatctgctatcgctagttcttcttatatgtccataccactttCTGCTGTacatcttactgctgtttttcttgtttataatccaattttcagccccatatgtcataatacttcgcaataatgttttataaacctgtgtttttgtcttcatatttaggcgtctatcccaccatactgagttaagttgctggattgctgttcttgtttgtcccaatctttgcttaatttcttcctctattgttgcctttttcgtgattataaaccaagtatttgaatttatcctttcctttgattgttacgttgtcgtcaatctgtagatcttctatgctTCTTCACTTGAAGATAGGTACTccgttttcgcgaggttaatatctaggtcagccttggtatattcttgttgtagtttcttcatcatgtaactgaggtcttcttggtcttgtgcaatcactacttgattgtctgcaaagcttaacgtatataggtattcgtttcgtacagGTACTCTCacgccttcgcattttcttttccatgtagtcaagactttctctaagtatattttaaatagagttggagatgtggaacaaccctgcaggagcccttttgttgtggtgaagtctcctatgattcttgttcccattttaatggacactttattttctttatacagagtttttgcagcttctatgagttccgtctgtatttcttgATTTGTACATTACCTCCCATACTTCTGACCTTAGTACAGAGttatacgcctttctcaggtccacaaatgccaaatgtatatctctattttttgcttttttcttttctaacagttgttccagtgtgtatatgtggtctatgcatgatcttcctgccgtgaagcctgcctgatcctacccgattttgccttttatcgctggCTATAtattttctcgcagtatctttccatataatcttcctattgatgatattatgcttattcctctgtagtttttgcatcgttttctatctcctttcttaaatatagatgtcatgtACGCCTCCGTCCATTCccttgggagctgttctccatttatggctttctgaaatatcaattttatcatccggtgtaattgtTTTGAGTCGTACTTTATAAGCTCatgtgagatgcctccaggtcccgatGCTTTCttgtttttaattgcttttatggccgttctcatttccctatctgtcatttctattt from the Diabrotica undecimpunctata isolate CICGRU chromosome 1, icDiaUnde3, whole genome shotgun sequence genome contains:
- the LOC140446554 gene encoding uncharacterized protein; protein product: MRIAHCFRALIAVLGLAAVVIPVAYGQYFNETQDVLYDFYRHKRNARRQNKGHNHVGGLHIYDDEFHMAKKLHPHTKVHHPPPGECCPTVLEKVEPVGGSNQDGLYVELYQDQNYKQRFYDLSCHSDVLNKPCQYINRTAHISRCVQQYSYSYALVKNTDSNRTKLFPMFPDHQHGGATYTLDYIRIRSGCSCEVTAKRRRKKKNNKGNT